A genomic stretch from Numida meleagris isolate 19003 breed g44 Domestic line chromosome 2, NumMel1.0, whole genome shotgun sequence includes:
- the LOC110393466 gene encoding C-C chemokine receptor type 5-like produces the protein FYSGIFFIILLTIDRYLAIVHAVFALKARTVTYGILTSIVTWAVALFASVPGIVFHKTQKENSRYTCSAHYPSDQRDEWKQFLALKMNILGLVIPMLIMICSYTQIIKTLLQCRNEKKNKAVRLIFIIMIVYFFFWAPYNICILLRDFQDSFSITSCEISGQLHKATQVTETISMIHCCINPVIYAFAGEKFRKYLHSFFRKQIASHLSKYCPVFYADTAERASSTYTQSTGEQEVSAAL, from the coding sequence TTCTACAGCGGCATCTTCTTCATAATCCTGTTGACCATAGACAGGTATCTGGCCATAGTTCACGCAGTGTTTGCTTTAAAAGCTAGGACAGTGACCTACGGCATCCTCACCAGCATTGTCACGTGGGCTGTTGCTCTTTTTGCCTCTGTTCCTGGAATAGTATTTCACAAAACCCAAAAGGAAAATTCACGGTATACATGCAGTGCTCATTATCCATCAGACCAGAGAGATGAATGGAAGCAATTCCTGGCCTTAAAGATGAACATCCTAGGACTTGTTATTCCTATGCTCATTATGATTTGCAGCTACACACAAATTATAAAGACATTGCTACAATGtaggaatgagaagaaaaataaagcagtcagGCTTATTTTTATCATCATGATTGTATACTTCTTTTTCTGGGCACCATACAACATTTGTATTCTCTTGCGTGATTTTCAAGATTCATTTTCTATCACTAGTTGTGAAATCAGTGGTCAACTGCACAAAGCAACCCAAGTGACTGAAACAATTTCAATGATCCACTGCTGTATCAATCCTGTGATTTATGCCTTTGCTGGAGAAAAATTTAGGAAGTATCTTCATAGCTTTTTCCGAAAGCAGATTGCATCCCACTTGTCTAAATATTGTCCAGTCTTCTATGCCGATACAGCTGAACGAGCTAGCTCTACCTACACACAGTCtactggagagcaagaagttTCTGCTGCATTGTAA